One Methanobacterium sp. DNA window includes the following coding sequences:
- a CDS encoding cobalamin-dependent protein (Presence of a B(12) (cobalamin)-binding domain implies dependence on cobalamin itself, in one of its several forms, or in some unusual lineages, dependence on a cobalamin-like analog.), which yields MKKNLSQDKTFKKVLLIQPNFPIPKKSHNHKDFLPIGLLKLASYYKNKGYEVKLNRLNSNFKSNIDHFNFKPDLILITSLFTYWSKYVKEAVTFCKIHFPTAKIVVGGIYASLMPEHCRKYTGCDDVFVGVCEDAEDFEPDYSLVNVDYQILHTSRGCIRKCSCCGVYEIEPTFKYKKSIRESILKREKSRKKDIQIVTDQISIKTASKINKLLKNVMDREVAEIVNNILSKEITKEIEKINRKKSAKIIFYDNNLLANSHIKEILEELVELKKQRIILNCESQSGFDGRILLRSPELGVLLKKANFINPKIAWDGPFSDKEKIKRQIDILIDSGYQDKYISVFMIFNHDLSFDEMERKRIQCWEWNVQITDCRFRPLDQTFDNYNPYVKKPQSRKDYYIHPGWNDKLVRLFRSNIRKHNICVRQDILYYSADIERKRIKKEKASKYKKMVFDTAKKYVSDAWDPSVVHYDVYPTKTSK from the coding sequence TTGAAGAAAAATTTATCGCAAGATAAAACTTTTAAAAAAGTATTGTTGATACAACCGAATTTTCCTATTCCAAAAAAAAGTCATAATCATAAAGATTTTTTACCGATAGGTCTTCTTAAATTAGCATCTTATTATAAAAATAAGGGTTATGAAGTAAAATTAAATAGATTAAATTCTAATTTTAAGAGTAACATTGATCATTTCAATTTTAAACCTGATTTAATATTAATAACCTCGTTATTCACTTATTGGTCAAAATATGTAAAAGAAGCTGTAACTTTTTGTAAAATTCATTTTCCTACAGCTAAAATTGTAGTTGGAGGGATATATGCATCTTTGATGCCAGAACATTGTAGAAAATATACGGGTTGTGATGATGTCTTTGTTGGTGTATGCGAAGATGCTGAAGATTTTGAACCTGATTATTCATTGGTAAATGTTGATTATCAAATACTACACACTTCTAGAGGTTGTATTAGGAAATGTTCATGTTGTGGAGTTTATGAAATAGAACCCACCTTTAAATACAAAAAATCTATTCGTGAAAGTATCTTAAAAAGAGAGAAGTCACGTAAAAAGGATATACAAATAGTAACAGACCAAATTTCCATCAAAACTGCTTCAAAAATAAATAAATTGTTAAAAAATGTAATGGATAGAGAAGTTGCTGAAATTGTAAATAATATACTTTCTAAGGAAATAACCAAAGAAATAGAAAAAATAAACCGGAAAAAGAGTGCAAAGATTATCTTTTATGATAATAATCTCCTAGCAAATTCACATATAAAAGAAATTCTTGAAGAACTTGTTGAACTGAAAAAACAGCGTATAATATTAAATTGCGAGTCACAAAGTGGATTTGATGGTAGAATTCTACTCAGATCTCCAGAATTAGGTGTTTTATTAAAAAAGGCTAATTTTATAAATCCCAAAATTGCATGGGATGGGCCATTTTCAGATAAAGAAAAGATAAAACGTCAAATTGATATATTAATTGATTCTGGATACCAAGATAAGTATATCTCTGTTTTCATGATATTTAATCATGATCTGAGCTTTGATGAGATGGAACGAAAAAGGATTCAATGTTGGGAATGGAATGTTCAAATCACAGACTGCAGATTCCGACCATTAGATCAAACATTTGATAATTATAATCCTTACGTAAAAAAACCTCAATCCCGAAAAGATTACTATATTCATCCAGGATGGAACGATAAGTTAGTCAGATTATTTAGAAGCAATATCAGAAAACATAACATCTGTGTAAGACAGGATATACTATATTATTCAGCAGATATAGAAAGAAAAAGGATAAAAAAAGAAAAGGCTTCCAAATATAAAAAAATGGTGTTTGATACTGCTAAAAAATATGTTAGCGATGCATGGGATCCCTCAGTAGTTCATTATGATGTTTATCCAACAAAAACCTCTAAATAA